The sequence CCGGTTCAGGATGCAAATGATACCCGCCAGGACCTTCAAAGAGCCAGAGGTAGTTGCCAAGGGCCACAATGCAGATGCCCGCAATTCCCACATACCCCATTAGCGGCACTCCTCCTGCTTTCAACGAAAGCGACACGCCCATGATGCACATGCCCACCCCCATCATCAGAGGGAACCACGATTGACTGGGCATGTGAACGCCGTGTCCATGGTCATCCACATAGTCGAGGCGATAACGTGCATCACCGTGTTTGGCATACCAAAATGCATCACGGCACTTCACAATCGGGGTGGCGTCAAAATTATAGACCTTCGGCGGAGATGTGGTGATCCACTCCAGGGTCCGCGCATCCCAGGGATCGTTGCCCGCAAGGTGTTTACCCCGGATCGTTTTGATAATGTCAATGACCACCAGCAGGATGCCAAATGCCAGAACAAAAGCGCCAATGGTGACCACAAGGTTGAGAGGACCAAATCCACTGGCCTCCAGGTAGGTGTGCGTGCGGCGCGGCATGCCCAGCAGGCCCAGGTAGTGCATCGGGAAAAAGGCCAGATTGAGGCCAAAAACCACAAATCCTACCGCCCAGTATCCGAGCGAGCCACTCCACATTTTCCCGGTTACTTTTGGCAACCAGTAATAAATGCCTCCAAACATCGCCATAACGATGCCGCCAATGATCACATAATGAAAGTGTGCCACGACAAAGTAGGTATCCTGCTGCTGTGCATCAGCGGGTGCTGCCGCGTGCATGATGCCGCTGAAGCCGCCCATCATGAACATCCAGATGAAACCAATGCCATACACCATGGGTACCGTGAACTTGATGCGTCCGCCCCATAGGGTTCCGATCCAGTTGAAAATTTTAACTCCCGTAGGCACTGCAATTGCCATGGTGAGAAGCGAAAAGGCAGCGGTCGCCACTTCGCCCAGTCCCGTCGTGAACATGTGATGGCTCCATACGGCAAAGCCCAGGAATCCGATGACGGCTCCCGAGAAGACAATGATCGGATAGCCAAAGAGCGGCTTGCGGGAAAACGTGGGCAGAATCTCTGAAATCACCCCCATGGCCGGCAGTACCAGAATGTAAACCTCTGGATGCCCGAAGATCCAGAACAGGTGCTGCCAAAGGATGGGTTGTCCTCCGGAATCCACCCGGAAAAAGCTGGTACCAAACAAGCGGTCGAACATCAGTTCGAGCAATCCAATGGTCAATGCAGGGAAGGCAAAAATCACCAGCATGGAGGTGACCAGCGTCATCCAGGTGAAGACCGGAAGGCGCATCATCGTCAGTCCCGGTGCCCGCATGTTGAGAATGGTTACAATAAAGTTGAGCGACGAGGCGATCGAAGCCACACCCAGAATCTGTAGTCCAAAGATCCAGAAATCGGCACCGATACCGCTGTACTGCCCTGTGCTCAATGGAGCGTAACCAAACCAGCCTACGGCTGGAACAACGTCCGTGCCGCCCTCTGGACTGAACAGCCCGGATACTTGCAGGATCTGAAACAGCCAGCTGATGTTGAGCACAATGGCACCCGCCACAAAGACCCACAGGCTGAACGCATTCAGTCGGGGGAATGCCACATCCCTCGCACCAATCTGCAGCGGCATGATGTAGTTGAAAAATCCTGAGATCAGCGGCATCACGGCCAGAAAGATCATGGTGGTGCCATGCATCATGAAGAGCTGATTGTAGGTTTGCGCAGAAATCAGCTTCAGCTCTGGACCCGACAACTGCAGGCGCAGAACGAGTACTTCAATGCCACCAATCAGAAAAAAGAACAGTCCGAAAACGGCATAAAGGATACCGATCTTCTTGTGATCCACCGTGGTCAGCCAGTCGACCAAGCCGGTGCTGTGGTCGGGTCGTTTCAATCCGAGCAGACTGCGGGTGGGTTGCAGGGTGTGAGCTTCGGCGTGGGATGCGTAGGAATCAGCCATGGCAAGTATCAAATGGGGTTGCTTTATTTCAGGGACTGCAAATACAGCGCGATCTTACGCACTTCGTCCTCCGAGAGTTCAATCTGGTTGAGACCCATCATCCCGCTCGTGCCTTTATGCATCAGGTTTCCGGGCTTGATGTCTTGAGAGTGTCCTACCCAGTCGATGAGATTCTGCAACTGGATGTCCGGATCAATCTCTCCTTCATCCGAAGCACGGTTGTCCAACCATCCGGCAGCCAGACTCTTGCGACTCCCGACATGGGTGAGATCGGGGGCCACCGCTCCGAGTGCCAGATTTGATCCCTGGACCGCATGGCAGGTATTGCACTGGCCCTTGGTATAGAAGAGTGCCGCACCTTCAAGCAGATCGTCTCCGTCAAATACATTTGCACCACCGCGATAGGCGGCGAGATCTGTGCGAAACTGATCCCAGCTCTCGCTGCCGTCCGGATGTGCCGCTCCCTCGCGGTGTTGTTTCGCCCATGCGTTGAAGTCCTCGGTCTCCAAAGCATCGGCACGAAAGAGCATGTAAGCATGGGATTCTCCGCAAAATTCCGCACACTGCCCATAATAATGACCCGCTTCATCAGCCTGGATCCACATGGCGTTGGTGCGGCCAGGAATCGTATCCACCTTGCCCGCAAGCTTGGGCAGCCAAAAGGAGTGGATGACATCCTTCGAACGAAGCTCCAGCTGAACCACCTTGCCCACCGGAATCACCAACTCATTGGCGGTGGTGATGCCCAGTTGCGGGTATTCAAAGGACCACCACCACTGCCAGCCATAAACGTAGACCAACAGAACATCGGATTCGGCACCTTCTGAAAGTGTCCCGTCGTAATAACTTGCCAGTTGGCTGGCCTCATCGACAGGCATGCGGTGCATGAAACGAATGCCCTGCAAGGTGGGGATGGCGATGATCACCAGCATGACAATCGACCCCAGGATCAGCCCCAGTTCCACTGCGGGATTACCATGCGACTGTTTCGGCTTGAAGTTGGGATCATCCGTCTTGCGCTCGCGGAAACGGATCACTGCATACAACAATGCGCTTCCCACAGTCACGAAAAGGAACAGCACGACCCAGAGCGTGATGTAGAACAGGTCCAGCTGTTCTTTTGCCAAAGGTCCCTTGGGGTCGAAGGTCGACTGCCTGGACTGATAATCACAACCTGCCAAAAACAAAACCCCCATCAGGGGAAGCAGCCGAAACATCCGTGTGATAAACTGAGTCATAGATCGGGAAGTAAACAGAAACCCATTCGCAGAGCGAATTCGCGCGTTCGCAGCATCTCAGGGAGACACAACTGCGTTAGGCAAAGCGTTATCGATTCAGATTTCTTATTACAAGTATTAGTTGTCTGAATGTGCTTTTTTCCAAGCCCCACTCCCCAGTTAACACTTCTGCTTATAGCTCAGTTTCGCAGGTTTAGAATTGCCTCCTACCCCGCCCGGCTTGCCAAGGCAATTTCTTCCGGGCAGCACCAAACGCACCGAAGTAACCCGATGCATGCCAGGCTAGAGGTCGAATCCGACCGTCTGCTTCAACTCTTCAGGCAGGCTTTGCAATCGCGGACCGCGGACTTCCACAACCTTGCTGGCCAGTGCGTTTCCCCAACGTGCGGCCATTTCCGGCTGTGCCCCGCGGGCAAGCGCATAAAGCACCCCTCCGGCAAAGGCATCCCCCGCTCCGACGGTGTCGATTGCCACTGCAGGATAGCCGGCAACCGTTGTCACTGCACCTGCATGGGCAATCCAGGCTCCATGCGCACCATCCGTGACAAATGCCATGGGCACCTGTTCCCCAATGGAACGCACCGCATCGGACAGATTGCTCGCACCCGTAAATTGCAGGGCTTCGTCACGATTACAGAATACGATGTCACAGTGTGGCAGCACCTCTGATCGAAACGAATCCGCAAAGGCCTGCACCAGAAAGGAATCGGAAAAGGTGAAACTCACGCGCGTGCCGACTTTGCGCGCCAGCTGCATGGTGCGGAGCGCCGCTGCCCGCGTGCTGGGACCCGACCAGAGATAGCCCTCAATGTAGCAGAGCTTGCACTGGGCAATCTGAGATTCGACCACATCCGGAGCGTCCAGTGCGATGGAAATCCCGAGGTGAGTGCACATTGTGCGCTCGGCGTCTGGAGTGGTCAGAATAATGCTCGTGCCCGTCGGATCGATACCGGGGTCCCCTGGTGCGACGTCATATGTCACTCCTCCGTCGCGCAAATCATGCCTGAAAAATTGACCCTCGGCATCCTGCGCCACCTTGCCCGCAAAGATGCCGTTTCCACCGCTCTGAGTGATGGCAATCATCGAATTTGCGGCTGACCCTCCGCTCTTTCGCTCAAGCGGCTGACCCTGAAGCAGTTTGAGGATTTCCGTGCGTTTTGCCGTGTCTACGAGATTCATGGAACCCTTGGCAAAGCCTAGCTTTTCCACAAATGCATCGTCCACCGACGCCAGTATATCGACCAGTGCATTGCCGAGTGCATACACATCCATGCTTCGTTGTTCCCAATTCATCAGTGGCCTCTATTCCACAATGCATCCCGTGTTGCAAACGCAAAAACTCCAAAATCGATGCTCTCAATCCCAACCCTGACCTCTCGGGCAAACGCAAGCCCTTGAATTCAGATCCGTTTCTGCTCACAACAGACACACCAGCATCAGATTCGCATCGCTTTCATCTCATCCGGCACTGCCAAACCACTGATACAGAAAAAAATAAACCAATACTCCCGTGACGGATACGTACAGCCAGATCGGGTAGGTAATCCGTGCCCAGAAGCGATGCTTCTCAAACTGGCCTCGCAGGGCGAGCAAAATGGTGCGAATCGCCAAAAACGGAACCATCATCGCCAGCACCACATGCGTTGCGAGCATGCAATAGTAGACGGTACGCCAGTACCCCAGTCCCTCAAACGGAGTGTGTATTCCCTGTTGTCGGATGCGATGCGTGACGTAGCTGATGAGGAAGAGCACCGACACCCCAAAGGCACCTGACATGAGATTGCGGTGTACTGTCGTTGCACCTCTGGAAATTGCCACCAGTCCCGCCAGAATCAAAACCGTGGCAGTGGCATTGAGCAGGGCATTGAGTTCGGGCAAGGCAATCATAGGAAATTCACATCTATCACCAGCAGCCCAAAGGCAATGGGAAGGTAAATCAAGGTAAAGAAAAAAAGTCGCTTTGCCCAGAGCGAGCGCTCCGTTCGCAGCAGAAACTGCAGGCACAGCCATAACATCCAGAAACCCAGAAGCAGCGATGCTGCACCAAAAACCCAAGTCGCCACGTCAAACCATACAAATCCCAGTGCACTGAAAATCAGCAACACGGTAAACACGGTCGACTGCACGGCAGCAGACCGACCCGTGCCATCCACAACTGAAATCATGGGGAGCGATGCTTTGGCATAGTCTTCACGGTAGGTCCAGGCGATGGCCATGAAATGCGGGATCTGCCATGCAACCATCAGCCCGAAAAGCAACCACGCCGCTACTGCAAGCGTTCCTTCAGAAGCTGCCCAGCCGATCATTGGCGGCAGTGCACCGGGGATGGTGCCGATCGCCGTGCACCATGGGGTAATGGATTTGGATGGCGTATAAACGGCAAGGTAACTCACCAGCGTTGCAAGCGTCAGGGTCATGGCCAGGGTATTTGTGAGCCACTGCAGAATCAACAAACCCACCACACCGATTCCCAGTCCGAAGAGCAATGCGGTTCCGGCTCCGATCTCTCCGGATGGGATGGGTCGGTGACAGGTTCTTTCCATCAGCGCATCGCGCTTGTGTTCCATCCATTGATTGAGTGCTGCGGCGGAACCCGCAGCGAGACTCATGCCCAGTGCAAGGCCGATGCAGGTCTTCCACTCAAATCCGGATGGAGCAACCGCATACCCCACCATGCCTGTGATGACCGAAAGCGCACTCAGACGGGGTTTGGTCAGCGCATTGAAGGCACGTGCCTTGGCCATCCATTCAACTGACATGCGCCACTCCTTTTTCTGAAACCTTGCGATGCACCCCTAGACTCAACCCCCAGGTGACAGCAAGGATTCCCGCCCCCACAAGGGTATGCAGTGTCGCCGCATAGGGATTGCGCAGCGTCCAAACCACCAGTGCACCCAGGAAGATCTGAAGTGCCAGCAGCAGGGTACCCACCATCAGCCAAAACCGTCGGCAGTGTTGTTTTGCGCAGCTTTTCCAAGCGAGTCCAAAAAAGCGAAGCAGTGCGATGCAGACAACCATTGCCCACGCCCGGTGAAAAAAATGTACCGCACTCTGTAGGTGCCACACAGACGGAACCAGGCTCGACAAGCCCATCCACGTATCCGTGAGCAGAGGAAAGTTGTCGCCAAACACTCCCGTCGCTTTGAAGTGTCGCAAAAATGCACCCAACAACAACTGCACGCCCAGCGCACCCAGCGCAAAGGTTGACCACCGCCGAAGCGGGTCTTGCAGAACGCCTGACGGATGACTTGATCCTTCAATCCAGGTTTTGGAAAGCCATACCACCAGTGTCACCATGGTGCAGAGTGTTACCTGCGCACCCACCGCATGCAGAATGAGAAAAACCTGTGCAATCGCATTGCCATCTGTCTCCAGATTCTGCTGATCCAACAGCACACGTAATCCACCGATCAGGCCCTGAAGCACAATGATGCCAACCAGCAGTGCCGCAATTCGACGAACGGGGCGTCGGGATTCAAACAGCATGCACAACACCCACAATGCGATACTGAGCAACCCCATCTTCATGCCAAGCAAGCGGTGGGAATGCTCGGCGAGTTGGTCCGCCGACTGGGTCCAGCCTTCGGGGTTGAGCGATCCGTTGGAGAGCGGCCAGTCGAGAAAGGCCATGCCCGCTTCAATACTGGTCGTGAACCCGCCCGCATAGAGCAGCAGGGTCATCCAACAAAGCGCAAACAGAGAAAACCAGAAGAGCAGTGGCTTGTAGGTGGAATTTCGTGACAATCGCATCACGTCGCAGGCAATATCATGGGTTCAATTCGAGAAGAAACGGGAGACATCCAAACGCAGCGTCCCGAACACTACGGTGCTGCCAAAGGTTCTCCACGCGGGGATACCGCAAGCATCTAGTTCCAACTCGTTCTGAAAATCAACCCTGCATCCGAGGAAAAGCAGTATTTATGATTTTCCCTGTTGCCGACTTGCGTTATGGTAAAGGATCGTAATGCAATTCACCATGAAACTCGTCAAATTCCTGTTTCCCATCGCACTTGCACTGAGCACAGTCACGTCCGCTCTTGCACAGATCGAGTTCATCGAAGCAACGGTTCAGTCCGTGGACCAGGAAGCGCGCACCTTCACGATCGATGTGATCGAGCGAAAGGAGGGAGGGAGGATTGAAGGCCCTCTTGTCGCCCGGGTATCCCCTGGGGATATGGAATTGCAATATCAGGGACGGCGCGTTCGTGGGGAATTGGGTCAAAGCGATGGTCGCTACCTGCTCGAATTCATCTGGCCCGTCGAACCCGAGCAGCAGCGCATCATGGATGCAGTCAATTTGCAGCTGCAGAAAGATACCGCAACCCGTCAGCGACGCCAGTTTCGCAAGGAGGGTGACTACGGCATCAATTTTTCCATGTTCAATGAGCAGGGCGATATTATCCAGTGGAAACAGTTCCTGGGGCAGTGGGTCGTGCTCAACTTCATTTTCACGCGCTGCAGCGTTCAGGAGATGTGCCCGGCACAGACCGCACGCATGATTGACCTGCAACGCAGGGCCGCAGGTGAGGGCATTGAAGACTTGCAACTCGTCAGCGTCACCTTCGACCCGGAATATGACACACCCGGCATCCTCTACGACTATGGAGTTACGCGCGGAGCCGACCTCAACAACTTCAGCTTTCTCACGGGTCCGCAATCTGTGATGCTCAACGTGCTGAAGCAATACGGCGTGATCGCATTTGAAAGTGAAAACATCATCGATCACACCGTCACCACCCTGTTGTTTGACCCTACTGGCAAGATCGTGCTGCGCAAGGATGGCACGCGCTGGACCGTGGATCAGTTCATCGATCACATCCACAAGGCAAAGCTGGGCAGAGCGGCACAACCCTCGCCTGATGCAGCGCAACCCACTTCGCCGCCGGAGGTCGTGCTCGATGCGGCCCAGCAACAACCCGTATCGGACCCGGAGATGTCGATGGTTCCAGTTCTGCTTTCGGCACTGGTTGCCTTGCTTGCAATCGCAGCAGGGGTGATACTGTATTCCCGGAGATCCGAGTCAAAACATGCAGACTGAAGCGACGCTTCTGCCGTTATCACTTTCCATGAGTTCAACATCCATTTCCAGGCAAACCCGCATCCAGATCGCACTCCTTACTCTGTTATTTGTTGGGGTCTACTTTGGCATTCGCAGCATGCCCAACACGCAGTGCGCCATTTTGCACTACGAGGTAACCGAAGAAACCGCAAACGGCGTTGAAATGTGTGCCGATGGACCCGGTGGCATGATGGATCTCGAACGAGTCAAGTTCCCCGGTCGTTTGCTCGTCCACTCTGCAAATACCGCAAGGGTTGGACAACTCTACCATGGGGATATCTCCATCACGGGACCCAAAGGCAACGATCTGCTGCCGCACGAACTTGCCATCACGCATGCCGAAAAGCTGCACTTGCTCGTCGTGCATGAATCTCACTCGGACTTCCATCACCTGCATCCCGTCCCGGTCGATAACACCGGTCGCTGGCAGTTTTCCTTCACTCCACAACGCAGCGGAACATACGACCTCTACGTTGAGGGAGTGCCACTGCGCACCCGCAAGCAGTTGATCGTGCACTCCACTCTAACTGTTGAGGGCAGTGCGTCCGCCCGTCCGGACAACTCGGATCTTTCACCATCGCTGGATCTGCAATGGGATTTTGGCGACAAACCCGTGCGTCGCGGAAGCTGGGTTCATTTTTCGCTCACCCTAAGGGATAAGTCCGGACAACCCGTTGAACTGGAGCGCTTCATGGACTCTTATAGCCACGTTGTTGCACTGCGGGAAGGCACCACGGGATTTGCCCACATGCATCCGAACTCGGACGCCTCACCGGACAACCCGATGCAACCGTCGTTTGACTTCACCTTCTACAGTGGCGAAAGCGGCCGCTATCGTTTCTGGGCACAATTCCAGATTGACGGTCAATCCCTTTTTATCCCGCACGATGTGGAAGTTCTGTAATCCCCTGCTGGCAGCCCTGTTCGCACTTTTGCTGGGAGCATGTCAGGATGCCGGACCGCAAATCAGCGGAACGGCGCCGAGCGCTGTCAGAGACTTTGCAATCGAGTTTGCTTCCTTGCATGGAAACCGTGTTCCTCCCATCGAATCCACCTTCAAGTTTTTCCACTGGGAAGCGGTGCTACCCAAAACTCGAGAAGCCATTTTGCGCAGTCTGGCCTATGATCTCGAGACTCCAGTAAAGCACATGCACATCGAACCCTGGGATCCCCAAAACGCACTCCAGTTCTTCGGATCGCAATACACTTCCAATCTCGAACCACGGTGGGTGATCCACCTGCACTACGATTCCGATCCGCTGCACATGCTCAGTCTGCCAGTCGGCCAAACCGCTTCTGGTGAAATTCGCATTGCCAACCCCATCCCGATTCAGTCAAACCCTGCACTCGATCATGTCAGCCGATAATGCCCAACCACCCGAACTGAACTACGCGCGCAGTCTCGCCCGTGCAACGCGCTGGCTCGCTTGGCTTGCAGTGGCCATGATGGCATTCTGGTGCATGCAGCGGTATCAGGTGCGCGAATCAACTGCCGCCCCCTGGCTGTTCTGGCTCACCCTGCCCTACTGCATCCTGATCGCTGCTTGGATGCTGTTTCCATGGGTCAGGGTGCGCGCATCCCGGGTGTGGCGAATCGGTATGATCGGGATCTGCATTCTCTCCTTCTTTTTTGTGTTCCTGCTCATCGGCAACGTAATGGTCGATGCCATGGCCGCTGCGGAAGTCGGCGAAAAGCTTGGGGTGCCCGGGTTCGAGGGAACCCTCATGTTTCTTTCTCTTTCCCAAATCCCCGCCATGCTCTTCGAACGCCATCCCGAAATGATGGTCTGACATCGCGCAATCCACTTGAGATCTCTCCAGTCGAGTTCCCAGAGCACGAAAATCTCCAAACACTCAATCGGTCAGCAAAAGCGTCGCCAATGCGTTCTCAGACATTACCCGATAGGCATGATCAGGGCGAATCCAAAGCCCAACGGATTCTTCGCTTTCCTGCAATCCATCCTGCACAGGTTCCAGCCACACGTGAAGCACGGAATAACCCGACTCAAAACGCAAGACCCAGTTGTCGCCACGCTGCTCCAGATTGCAGCCGAAATCGGTGTGCACCGTTGCCGAACCCACCCAGTCCAGGATCACCTCCAGCGACTGGGAGACATCCCCGTGGCGTGTCAATGCAAACGCTGGCTGCGGCGAATCGAGTTCAGATAGCGTATCCACCAGTGCCGTCACTTTCAGGACGGGATGCGGCAATTCGTGCGGTCGAAGCAGCACGGCACCTCCAAGACGACTACTCAGTGCCAAAGCCTGTGGGGCATCACCCTCCACCTCAAGAATCGTTGCAGGCAGCACATGAACCGGAGAAAGGGTTCCGTCTGGATCCATGCGCAAAAACGGTGCCGAACCCTGCGACATGGCAAGATACAGGGCATCCCCAATTTGGCTGATGTTGCCAGAAGGAACAAAACCCTCCAGTGGAATCTCGATCCGACTCCAGCTCCTTCCATCCACCGAACGAAAAATTGCTCCGCCATTCCAACCCACCACATAACCCTCAGCAAAGCGCTTCAGATTCACAAACCACCAGGTGCTTTCAGCCTCGGTTAATCCCTCCACCGACGCTGCTTCCCAATTCTGGCCGTCGGTACTGAAATAAAGCCAGGTGCCTGCCCCCACAAAACCATCCTGCATTCGATGGATGCGTACGAACTCCAGTCCTTCGGGTGCACGCGCCTCACTCACCCAATGGATACCATTCGCAGATTGAATGGGATTGCCTGCAGTTGAAGTCGAAATCCAGCGTCCATCCACAAAGCGCAGTGCTTCAATCGAATCAGAATAACCCTCAGTCGTTGAGCCGATCTGATCCCACATGGGCTGTCCGTCAAGCGTCGTCCAGTGATGACGCCATAAGCGTCCATCTTCGGTTGCAAGTACCCAGTCTCCTCGACCTATTGCAAGCAGTTGTCCTCCTCCCTGCGCGAGCCTGAACGAATCACCCCAAAAGGAGTCTGGATCGATAATGGACGACCAC comes from Puniceicoccaceae bacterium and encodes:
- the ctaD gene encoding cytochrome c oxidase subunit I, which encodes MADSYASHAEAHTLQPTRSLLGLKRPDHSTGLVDWLTTVDHKKIGILYAVFGLFFFLIGGIEVLVLRLQLSGPELKLISAQTYNQLFMMHGTTMIFLAVMPLISGFFNYIMPLQIGARDVAFPRLNAFSLWVFVAGAIVLNISWLFQILQVSGLFSPEGGTDVVPAVGWFGYAPLSTGQYSGIGADFWIFGLQILGVASIASSLNFIVTILNMRAPGLTMMRLPVFTWMTLVTSMLVIFAFPALTIGLLELMFDRLFGTSFFRVDSGGQPILWQHLFWIFGHPEVYILVLPAMGVISEILPTFSRKPLFGYPIIVFSGAVIGFLGFAVWSHHMFTTGLGEVATAAFSLLTMAIAVPTGVKIFNWIGTLWGGRIKFTVPMVYGIGFIWMFMMGGFSGIMHAAAPADAQQQDTYFVVAHFHYVIIGGIVMAMFGGIYYWLPKVTGKMWSGSLGYWAVGFVVFGLNLAFFPMHYLGLLGMPRRTHTYLEASGFGPLNLVVTIGAFVLAFGILLVVIDIIKTIRGKHLAGNDPWDARTLEWITTSPPKVYNFDATPIVKCRDAFWYAKHGDARYRLDYVDDHGHGVHMPSQSWFPLMMGVGMCIMGVSLSLKAGGVPLMGYVGIAGICIVALGNYLWLFEGPGGYHLHPEPDESDASDESSTGTANP
- the coxB gene encoding cytochrome c oxidase subunit II, with the translated sequence MTQFITRMFRLLPLMGVLFLAGCDYQSRQSTFDPKGPLAKEQLDLFYITLWVVLFLFVTVGSALLYAVIRFRERKTDDPNFKPKQSHGNPAVELGLILGSIVMLVIIAIPTLQGIRFMHRMPVDEASQLASYYDGTLSEGAESDVLLVYVYGWQWWWSFEYPQLGITTANELVIPVGKVVQLELRSKDVIHSFWLPKLAGKVDTIPGRTNAMWIQADEAGHYYGQCAEFCGESHAYMLFRADALETEDFNAWAKQHREGAAHPDGSESWDQFRTDLAAYRGGANVFDGDDLLEGAALFYTKGQCNTCHAVQGSNLALGAVAPDLTHVGSRKSLAAGWLDNRASDEGEIDPDIQLQNLIDWVGHSQDIKPGNLMHKGTSGMMGLNQIELSEDEVRKIALYLQSLK
- a CDS encoding adenosine kinase — protein: MNWEQRSMDVYALGNALVDILASVDDAFVEKLGFAKGSMNLVDTAKRTEILKLLQGQPLERKSGGSAANSMIAITQSGGNGIFAGKVAQDAEGQFFRHDLRDGGVTYDVAPGDPGIDPTGTSIILTTPDAERTMCTHLGISIALDAPDVVESQIAQCKLCYIEGYLWSGPSTRAAALRTMQLARKVGTRVSFTFSDSFLVQAFADSFRSEVLPHCDIVFCNRDEALQFTGASNLSDAVRSIGEQVPMAFVTDGAHGAWIAHAGAVTTVAGYPAVAIDTVGAGDAFAGGVLYALARGAQPEMAARWGNALASKVVEVRGPRLQSLPEELKQTVGFDL
- a CDS encoding DUF420 domain-containing protein, with the protein product MIALPELNALLNATATVLILAGLVAISRGATTVHRNLMSGAFGVSVLFLISYVTHRIRQQGIHTPFEGLGYWRTVYYCMLATHVVLAMMVPFLAIRTILLALRGQFEKHRFWARITYPIWLYVSVTGVLVYFFLYQWFGSAG
- the cyoE gene encoding heme o synthase, translating into MSVEWMAKARAFNALTKPRLSALSVITGMVGYAVAPSGFEWKTCIGLALGMSLAAGSAAALNQWMEHKRDALMERTCHRPIPSGEIGAGTALLFGLGIGVVGLLILQWLTNTLAMTLTLATLVSYLAVYTPSKSITPWCTAIGTIPGALPPMIGWAASEGTLAVAAWLLFGLMVAWQIPHFMAIAWTYREDYAKASLPMISVVDGTGRSAAVQSTVFTVLLIFSALGFVWFDVATWVFGAASLLLGFWMLWLCLQFLLRTERSLWAKRLFFFTLIYLPIAFGLLVIDVNFL
- a CDS encoding COX15/CtaA family protein; this encodes MRLSRNSTYKPLLFWFSLFALCWMTLLLYAGGFTTSIEAGMAFLDWPLSNGSLNPEGWTQSADQLAEHSHRLLGMKMGLLSIALWVLCMLFESRRPVRRIAALLVGIIVLQGLIGGLRVLLDQQNLETDGNAIAQVFLILHAVGAQVTLCTMVTLVVWLSKTWIEGSSHPSGVLQDPLRRWSTFALGALGVQLLLGAFLRHFKATGVFGDNFPLLTDTWMGLSSLVPSVWHLQSAVHFFHRAWAMVVCIALLRFFGLAWKSCAKQHCRRFWLMVGTLLLALQIFLGALVVWTLRNPYAATLHTLVGAGILAVTWGLSLGVHRKVSEKGVAHVS
- a CDS encoding SCO family protein, which produces MKLVKFLFPIALALSTVTSALAQIEFIEATVQSVDQEARTFTIDVIERKEGGRIEGPLVARVSPGDMELQYQGRRVRGELGQSDGRYLLEFIWPVEPEQQRIMDAVNLQLQKDTATRQRRQFRKEGDYGINFSMFNEQGDIIQWKQFLGQWVVLNFIFTRCSVQEMCPAQTARMIDLQRRAAGEGIEDLQLVSVTFDPEYDTPGILYDYGVTRGADLNNFSFLTGPQSVMLNVLKQYGVIAFESENIIDHTVTTLLFDPTGKIVLRKDGTRWTVDQFIDHIHKAKLGRAAQPSPDAAQPTSPPEVVLDAAQQQPVSDPEMSMVPVLLSALVALLAIAAGVILYSRRSESKHAD